In a genomic window of Hippoglossus stenolepis isolate QCI-W04-F060 chromosome 15, HSTE1.2, whole genome shotgun sequence:
- the usp28 gene encoding ubiquitin carboxyl-terminal hydrolase 28 isoform X2: MRTEQSEPGENSTNSQSEMLINQLKEITGIQDPQILYRALKASQGDVGHAVGLLTTQPAEVQDPGEPEESGAPEEAWEGPKGIRKDELQAAIELSLQESHNAQEEERDFHRALEASAEENAARMKRKRCEAQGDMSSPTDWIRQDDMPVGIRNVGNTCWFSAVIQSLFHLPVFRRLVLNYHLSERLLEKCKSHSDKRNIAFMQELRCLFALMLGSTRRFVDPSAAVELLRDAFRSSEAQQDVSEFSHKLLDWLEDAFQLAASGNNAEDKQKNPMVQLFYGTFVTERKHEGKTLCNTEQFGQYPLQVNGFNNLDECLEGAMVEREIESLHSEHSVTPGRERWFNKLPPVLTFELSRFEFNTQLGRPEKIHKKLEFPQIIYMDRYLHRNIDQTHERRGEVKRLKEQLAVLQQKFECYKNYGSGPTKYPLADMLQFVLEFATTKPTSVSPAEDLRLAASSPTLSGPPLSEPTSRENGCEPENYTSEPEDTDSSEGLVSSVSSCQRTPIYKPFTQCRHPIDCPPHPAPHSITDEELHFVKNCLQRWRTEVENDINGVRVRVSELQASIDRLSQKLEGMYSDNSLCQAPYRLHAVLVHEGQASAGHYWAYIYDHANQRWMKYNDICITESSWEELERDSFGGMTNASAYCLMYIDDRLPHLITEDTDDETGQMLHGMDSLPPVLRRYVHEDNRWFQQELSEWEEQFCQTAAPQGETTSSAEIPNPGPDDVQQTAVEPAPQSGPCTEEEEEEDQGAAEEPEPEPEPEPEAEAEAEAEAEAEAEKDPEAEPGEKPEESESTPSPPPPPQSPGLQSDDSSTAAVTDTDAPGPGQSSTSAEKEPQSQTPDPEAELSNPTSPDLHVDKDDAEVTDLGSKAEDETEASGEAPEQEAEQKEETQQQDVPPARQRQTEDEVSEVEIPNVGRIMVRADADGYNEEMMLTPAMQGVIMAIAKARYIFDKEGPEAGLIKAFHEEYCRLFELSQEETTPQEDPRLQHALVYFFQNNAPKRIIERTLLEQFTDRNLSFDERAISIMREARAKLRLIKPDDMDMDEYLQWHDDYRLFRTVFVYLLTGLEHYQHGKMREALIYLAHAYETNSTLLKNGEKRGVDKSLIGVYRRKCLTALNESASRLFCSGEESKVEEGVAIMDEAVIPCLHLMSRDLVLSQEDRDVTESIRSHWCCCLGQDMEDSLQVKLGELLPRVLDGAAEAVVLKDPPKVHVNQAHDLCSRLAAVMESIHSTTVVSVK; this comes from the exons ATGAGAACCGAACAGAGTGAACCGGGAGAGAACTCCACCAACTCG CAGAGCGAGATGCTGATCAACCAGCTGAAGGAGATCACTGGCATCCAGGACCCACAGATTCTCTACAGAGCCTTGAAG GCCAGTCAGGGGGATGTTGGACATGCTGTGGGACTGTTAACAACACAACCTGCAGAGGTTCAGGATCCTGGAGAACCAGAGGAGTCAGGGGCCCCTGAAGAGGCCTGGGAGGGCCCAAAAG GAATTCGTAAAGATGAGCTGCAGGCGGCCATAGAGCTCAGCCTGCAGGAGTCGCACAATgcccaggaggaggagagagacttTCACAG GGCTCTGGAGGCCAGTGCAGAGGAGAACGCAGCGAGAATGAAGAGGAAACGATGTGAGGCCCAGGGCGACATGAGCAGCCCCACAGACTGGATCCGCCAGGACGACATGCCCGTGGGCATTCGCAACGTGGGAAACACCTGCTGGTTCAGTGCCGTCATACAG TCTCTGTTCCACCTGCCTGTGTTCCGGAGGCTGGTTCTCAACTACCATCTGTCTGAGCGTCTCCTGGAGAAGTGCAAGAGCCACTCA GACAAGAGGAACATCGCGTTCATGCAGGAGCTGCGTTGCCTGTTCGCCCTCATGCTCGGCTCCACCCGCCGGTTCGTGGATCCCTCCGCTGCCGTGGAGTTACTGCGCGATGCCTTCAGGAGCAGTGAGGCCCAacag GATGTAAGCGAGTTTTCCCACAAACTGCTTGACTGGCTGGAGGACGCATTTCAACTGGCTGCCAGTGGAAA caaCGCAGAGGACAAACAGAAGAACCCCATGGTCCAGCTTTTCTACGGCACCTTCGtaactgaaagaaaacatgaag GTAAGACGCTATGCAACACCGAGCAGTTCGGTCAGTATCCCCTTCAAGTCAACGGCTTCAACAACCTGGATGAATGTCTAGAAGGAGCCATGGTCGAGAGGGAGATTGAATCACTGCATTCAGAACACAGCGTTACACCTGGTCGTGAG AGATGGTTCAACAAGTTGCCGCCTGTCCTGACGTTTGAATTGTCCCGATTTGAGTTCAACACTCAGCTCGGTCGTCCTGAAAAGATACACAAGAAACTGGAGTTCCCACAAATCATTTACATGGACAG ATATCTGCACAGAAACATAGACCAGACCcatgagaggagaggggaagtgaAGAGACTCAAGGAGCAACTTGCAGTCCTTCAACAGAAGTTTGAGTG CTACAAAAACTACGGCTCAGGACCGACCAAGTATCCTCTGGCTGacatgctgcagtttgtgttggaGTTCGCTACGACAAAGCCCACAAGTGTTTCCCCGGCCGAAGACCTGAGACTAGCTGCATCTTCACCGACTCTGTCAGGTCCCCCGCTCAGTGAACCCACATCCAGAGAGAACGGGTGTGAACCAGAAAACTATACAAG TGAACCAGAAGACACAGATTCTTCCGAGGGCCTGGTGTCCAGCGTGTCGAGCTGCCAGCGGACCCCCATATACAAGCCCTTCACCCAGTGCAGACACCCCATCGACTGCCCCCCGCACCCTGCCCCACACAGCATCACCGACGAGGAGCTCCACTTTGTTAAGAACTGCCTACAGCGCTGGAGGACCGAAGTAGAGAATGATATCAATG gtgtgcgtgtgcgtgtgtcagagCTACAGGCCAGCATTGACAGGCTCAGTCAGAAGCTGGAGGGCATGTACTCAGACAACAGTCTCTGTCAG GCCCCCTACAGACTCCACGCGGTGCTCGTCCACGAGGGCCAGGCGTCGGCGGGTCACTACTGGGCCTACATCTACGACCACGCCAACCAGCGCTGGATGAAGTACAACGACATCTGCATCACCGAGTCGTCgtgggaggagctggagcgcGACTCGTTCGGGGGCATGACCAACGCCAGCGCCTACTGTCTGATGTACATCGACGACAGGCTACCGCACCTTATTACAG AAGACACTGATGACGAGACAGGCCAGATGCTGCACGGCATGGACTCCCTGCCGCCCGTCCTCAGGCGCTACGTCCACGAAGACAACCGCTGGTTCCAGCAGGAGCTCAGCGAATGGGAGGAGCAGTTCTGCCAGACGGCCGCGCCGCAGGGAGAGACCACCAGTTCTGCCGAGATCCCGAATCCCGGTCCAGATGACGTCCAGCAAACGGCTGTTGAGCCAGCACCTCAGTCAGGACCCtgcacggaggaggaggaggaggaggaccagggAGCCGCTGaggagccagagccagagccagagccagagccagaagcagaagcagaagcagaagcagaagcagaagcagaagcagagaaGGATCCAGAGGCCGAACCCGGAGAGAAGCCTGAAG AATCAGAGTcaacaccatcaccaccacccccgCCGCAGAGCCCTGGCCTCCAGTCCGACGACAGCAGCACTGCAGCCGTCACCGACACCGACGCCCCGGGGCCCGGCCAGAGCTCCACTTCAGCTGAGAAGGAGCCGCAGAGTCAG ACTCCTGACCCCGAAGCAGAGCTCAGCAACCCGACATCCCCTGACCTCCACGTGGATAAGGACGACGCAGAGGTGACGGACCTCGGCTCCAAAGCTGAAGACGAGACGGAGGCCTCCGGAGAAGCCCCTGAACAGGAAGcggagcagaaggaggagacGCAGCAGCAGGACGTCCCGCCGGCGAGGCAGCGGCAGACCGAGGACGAGGTGTCAGAGGTGGAGATCCCGAACGTGGGCAGGATCATGGTGAGGGCCGATGCTGATGGATACAATGAAGAG ATGATGCTGACTCCAGCTATGCAGGGCGTCATTATGGCCATAGCCAAGGCCCGATACATCTTCGACAAGGAAGGCCCTGAGGCCGGCCTCATCAAG GCCTTCCATGAGGAGTACTGCCGCTTGTTTGAGCTCTCCCAGGAGGAGACGACGCCCCAGGAGGATCCTCGTCTGCAGCACGCTCTGGTCTACTTCTTCCAGAACAACGCGCCCAAACGCATCATCGAGAGGACGCTGCTGGAGCAGTTCACTGACCGGAACCTGAGCTTCGACGAGAG GGCCATCAGCATCATGAGGGAAGCCCGGGCCAAGCTGCGCCTCATCAAGCCAGATGACATGGACATGGATGAATACTTG CAGTGGCACGACGACTACAGGCTGTTCAGGACAGTGTTTGTGTACCTGCTGACCGGCCTGGAGCACTACCAGCACGGGAA GATGCGGGAGGCACTGATCTACCTGGCTCATGCGTACGAGACCAACTCCACTCTGCTGAAGAACGGAGAGAAACGTGGCGTGGACAAGTCGCTGATTGGGGTTTACAGGAGGAAATGCCTCACT gcGCTGAACGAGAGCGCCTCACGATTGTTCTGCAGCGGCGAGGAGAGCAAAGTGGAGGAGGGCGTCGCCATCATGGACGAGGCCGTGATCCCCTGTCTTCACCTGATGAGCCGGGACCTGGTTCTATCGCAGGAAGATCGGGACGTCACGGAGAGCATCCGCAGCCACTGGTGCTGCTGCCTGGGCCAGGACATGGAGG ACTCATTGCAGGTGAAGCTGGGTGAGTTGCTTCCCCGGGTCCTGGACGGCGCAGCGGAGGCCGTCGTGCTCAAAGACCCCCCCAAAGTGCACGTCAACCAGGCACACGACCTGTGCAGCCGCCTGGCCGCTGTCATGGAGTCCATTCACAGCACGACGGTGGTCAGCGTGAAGTAA
- the usp28 gene encoding ubiquitin carboxyl-terminal hydrolase 28 isoform X1 → MRTEQSEPGENSTNSQSEMLINQLKEITGIQDPQILYRALKASQGDVGHAVGLLTTQPAEVQDPGEPEESGAPEEAWEGPKGIRKDELQAAIELSLQESHNAQEEERDFHRALEASAEENAARMKRKRCEAQGDMSSPTDWIRQDDMPVGIRNVGNTCWFSAVIQSLFHLPVFRRLVLNYHLSERLLEKCKSHSDKRNIAFMQELRCLFALMLGSTRRFVDPSAAVELLRDAFRSSEAQQDVSEFSHKLLDWLEDAFQLAASGNNAEDKQKNPMVQLFYGTFVTERKHEGKTLCNTEQFGQYPLQVNGFNNLDECLEGAMVEREIESLHSEHSVTPGRERWFNKLPPVLTFELSRFEFNTQLGRPEKIHKKLEFPQIIYMDRYLHRNIDQTHERRGEVKRLKEQLAVLQQKFECYKNYGSGPTKYPLADMLQFVLEFATTKPTSVSPAEDLRLAASSPTLSGPPLSEPTSRENGCEPENYTSEPEDTDSSEGLVSSVSSCQRTPIYKPFTQCRHPIDCPPHPAPHSITDEELHFVKNCLQRWRTEVENDINGVRVRVSELQASIDRLSQKLEGMYSDNSLCQAPYRLHAVLVHEGQASAGHYWAYIYDHANQRWMKYNDICITESSWEELERDSFGGMTNASAYCLMYIDDRLPHLITEDTDDETGQMLHGMDSLPPVLRRYVHEDNRWFQQELSEWEEQFCQTAAPQGETTSSAEIPNPGPDDVQQTAVEPAPQSGPCTEEEEEEDQGAAEEPEPEPEPEPEAEAEAEAEAEAEAEKDPEAEPGEKPEEESESTPSPPPPPQSPGLQSDDSSTAAVTDTDAPGPGQSSTSAEKEPQSQTPDPEAELSNPTSPDLHVDKDDAEVTDLGSKAEDETEASGEAPEQEAEQKEETQQQDVPPARQRQTEDEVSEVEIPNVGRIMVRADADGYNEEMMLTPAMQGVIMAIAKARYIFDKEGPEAGLIKAFHEEYCRLFELSQEETTPQEDPRLQHALVYFFQNNAPKRIIERTLLEQFTDRNLSFDERAISIMREARAKLRLIKPDDMDMDEYLQWHDDYRLFRTVFVYLLTGLEHYQHGKMREALIYLAHAYETNSTLLKNGEKRGVDKSLIGVYRRKCLTALNESASRLFCSGEESKVEEGVAIMDEAVIPCLHLMSRDLVLSQEDRDVTESIRSHWCCCLGQDMEDSLQVKLGELLPRVLDGAAEAVVLKDPPKVHVNQAHDLCSRLAAVMESIHSTTVVSVK, encoded by the exons ATGAGAACCGAACAGAGTGAACCGGGAGAGAACTCCACCAACTCG CAGAGCGAGATGCTGATCAACCAGCTGAAGGAGATCACTGGCATCCAGGACCCACAGATTCTCTACAGAGCCTTGAAG GCCAGTCAGGGGGATGTTGGACATGCTGTGGGACTGTTAACAACACAACCTGCAGAGGTTCAGGATCCTGGAGAACCAGAGGAGTCAGGGGCCCCTGAAGAGGCCTGGGAGGGCCCAAAAG GAATTCGTAAAGATGAGCTGCAGGCGGCCATAGAGCTCAGCCTGCAGGAGTCGCACAATgcccaggaggaggagagagacttTCACAG GGCTCTGGAGGCCAGTGCAGAGGAGAACGCAGCGAGAATGAAGAGGAAACGATGTGAGGCCCAGGGCGACATGAGCAGCCCCACAGACTGGATCCGCCAGGACGACATGCCCGTGGGCATTCGCAACGTGGGAAACACCTGCTGGTTCAGTGCCGTCATACAG TCTCTGTTCCACCTGCCTGTGTTCCGGAGGCTGGTTCTCAACTACCATCTGTCTGAGCGTCTCCTGGAGAAGTGCAAGAGCCACTCA GACAAGAGGAACATCGCGTTCATGCAGGAGCTGCGTTGCCTGTTCGCCCTCATGCTCGGCTCCACCCGCCGGTTCGTGGATCCCTCCGCTGCCGTGGAGTTACTGCGCGATGCCTTCAGGAGCAGTGAGGCCCAacag GATGTAAGCGAGTTTTCCCACAAACTGCTTGACTGGCTGGAGGACGCATTTCAACTGGCTGCCAGTGGAAA caaCGCAGAGGACAAACAGAAGAACCCCATGGTCCAGCTTTTCTACGGCACCTTCGtaactgaaagaaaacatgaag GTAAGACGCTATGCAACACCGAGCAGTTCGGTCAGTATCCCCTTCAAGTCAACGGCTTCAACAACCTGGATGAATGTCTAGAAGGAGCCATGGTCGAGAGGGAGATTGAATCACTGCATTCAGAACACAGCGTTACACCTGGTCGTGAG AGATGGTTCAACAAGTTGCCGCCTGTCCTGACGTTTGAATTGTCCCGATTTGAGTTCAACACTCAGCTCGGTCGTCCTGAAAAGATACACAAGAAACTGGAGTTCCCACAAATCATTTACATGGACAG ATATCTGCACAGAAACATAGACCAGACCcatgagaggagaggggaagtgaAGAGACTCAAGGAGCAACTTGCAGTCCTTCAACAGAAGTTTGAGTG CTACAAAAACTACGGCTCAGGACCGACCAAGTATCCTCTGGCTGacatgctgcagtttgtgttggaGTTCGCTACGACAAAGCCCACAAGTGTTTCCCCGGCCGAAGACCTGAGACTAGCTGCATCTTCACCGACTCTGTCAGGTCCCCCGCTCAGTGAACCCACATCCAGAGAGAACGGGTGTGAACCAGAAAACTATACAAG TGAACCAGAAGACACAGATTCTTCCGAGGGCCTGGTGTCCAGCGTGTCGAGCTGCCAGCGGACCCCCATATACAAGCCCTTCACCCAGTGCAGACACCCCATCGACTGCCCCCCGCACCCTGCCCCACACAGCATCACCGACGAGGAGCTCCACTTTGTTAAGAACTGCCTACAGCGCTGGAGGACCGAAGTAGAGAATGATATCAATG gtgtgcgtgtgcgtgtgtcagagCTACAGGCCAGCATTGACAGGCTCAGTCAGAAGCTGGAGGGCATGTACTCAGACAACAGTCTCTGTCAG GCCCCCTACAGACTCCACGCGGTGCTCGTCCACGAGGGCCAGGCGTCGGCGGGTCACTACTGGGCCTACATCTACGACCACGCCAACCAGCGCTGGATGAAGTACAACGACATCTGCATCACCGAGTCGTCgtgggaggagctggagcgcGACTCGTTCGGGGGCATGACCAACGCCAGCGCCTACTGTCTGATGTACATCGACGACAGGCTACCGCACCTTATTACAG AAGACACTGATGACGAGACAGGCCAGATGCTGCACGGCATGGACTCCCTGCCGCCCGTCCTCAGGCGCTACGTCCACGAAGACAACCGCTGGTTCCAGCAGGAGCTCAGCGAATGGGAGGAGCAGTTCTGCCAGACGGCCGCGCCGCAGGGAGAGACCACCAGTTCTGCCGAGATCCCGAATCCCGGTCCAGATGACGTCCAGCAAACGGCTGTTGAGCCAGCACCTCAGTCAGGACCCtgcacggaggaggaggaggaggaggaccagggAGCCGCTGaggagccagagccagagccagagccagagccagaagcagaagcagaagcagaagcagaagcagaagcagaagcagagaaGGATCCAGAGGCCGAACCCGGAGAGAAGCCTGAAG AAGAATCAGAGTcaacaccatcaccaccacccccgCCGCAGAGCCCTGGCCTCCAGTCCGACGACAGCAGCACTGCAGCCGTCACCGACACCGACGCCCCGGGGCCCGGCCAGAGCTCCACTTCAGCTGAGAAGGAGCCGCAGAGTCAG ACTCCTGACCCCGAAGCAGAGCTCAGCAACCCGACATCCCCTGACCTCCACGTGGATAAGGACGACGCAGAGGTGACGGACCTCGGCTCCAAAGCTGAAGACGAGACGGAGGCCTCCGGAGAAGCCCCTGAACAGGAAGcggagcagaaggaggagacGCAGCAGCAGGACGTCCCGCCGGCGAGGCAGCGGCAGACCGAGGACGAGGTGTCAGAGGTGGAGATCCCGAACGTGGGCAGGATCATGGTGAGGGCCGATGCTGATGGATACAATGAAGAG ATGATGCTGACTCCAGCTATGCAGGGCGTCATTATGGCCATAGCCAAGGCCCGATACATCTTCGACAAGGAAGGCCCTGAGGCCGGCCTCATCAAG GCCTTCCATGAGGAGTACTGCCGCTTGTTTGAGCTCTCCCAGGAGGAGACGACGCCCCAGGAGGATCCTCGTCTGCAGCACGCTCTGGTCTACTTCTTCCAGAACAACGCGCCCAAACGCATCATCGAGAGGACGCTGCTGGAGCAGTTCACTGACCGGAACCTGAGCTTCGACGAGAG GGCCATCAGCATCATGAGGGAAGCCCGGGCCAAGCTGCGCCTCATCAAGCCAGATGACATGGACATGGATGAATACTTG CAGTGGCACGACGACTACAGGCTGTTCAGGACAGTGTTTGTGTACCTGCTGACCGGCCTGGAGCACTACCAGCACGGGAA GATGCGGGAGGCACTGATCTACCTGGCTCATGCGTACGAGACCAACTCCACTCTGCTGAAGAACGGAGAGAAACGTGGCGTGGACAAGTCGCTGATTGGGGTTTACAGGAGGAAATGCCTCACT gcGCTGAACGAGAGCGCCTCACGATTGTTCTGCAGCGGCGAGGAGAGCAAAGTGGAGGAGGGCGTCGCCATCATGGACGAGGCCGTGATCCCCTGTCTTCACCTGATGAGCCGGGACCTGGTTCTATCGCAGGAAGATCGGGACGTCACGGAGAGCATCCGCAGCCACTGGTGCTGCTGCCTGGGCCAGGACATGGAGG ACTCATTGCAGGTGAAGCTGGGTGAGTTGCTTCCCCGGGTCCTGGACGGCGCAGCGGAGGCCGTCGTGCTCAAAGACCCCCCCAAAGTGCACGTCAACCAGGCACACGACCTGTGCAGCCGCCTGGCCGCTGTCATGGAGTCCATTCACAGCACGACGGTGGTCAGCGTGAAGTAA